The Lacipirellula parvula genome window below encodes:
- a CDS encoding DUF4105 domain-containing protein: MSYARLLLACALLASLGCSTATKMLAPSNYRNWEPDQATLPYVEFRGNQFVAHNVRYCRYLDDDSYVVEHEDRTYDLSHLRSVDFFMVPFDNMPRLAHTMLSFEFAPPDGPPQYLAVSIEIRKEQGETYAAWKGSARQYELMYVLADERDVVQVRTNIRNENVYRYPTTATPEQTRLLLVDVLARTNQLASRPEFYDTLTNNCTTNLVDHINRIQPQRVKYDYRVLLPGYSDQLAFDEGLIARAGTFEQTKQQAYVNAKALVAANRDDFSQAIRR, from the coding sequence ATGTCATACGCTCGACTACTGCTGGCTTGCGCGCTGCTCGCTTCGCTGGGCTGTTCGACCGCGACGAAGATGCTCGCGCCGTCGAACTATCGCAATTGGGAACCTGACCAAGCGACGTTGCCGTACGTCGAGTTCCGCGGCAACCAGTTCGTCGCTCACAACGTCCGCTACTGCCGCTACCTCGACGACGACTCTTACGTCGTCGAGCACGAGGACCGCACGTACGACCTGAGCCATCTGCGGAGCGTCGACTTCTTCATGGTGCCGTTCGACAACATGCCGCGGTTGGCGCACACGATGCTGAGCTTCGAGTTCGCGCCGCCCGACGGGCCGCCGCAATACCTAGCCGTGAGCATCGAGATCCGCAAAGAGCAGGGCGAAACCTACGCCGCTTGGAAGGGGAGCGCCCGGCAGTACGAGCTAATGTACGTGCTGGCCGACGAGCGCGACGTCGTGCAGGTCCGCACGAACATTCGCAACGAGAACGTTTACCGCTACCCCACGACGGCGACGCCGGAACAGACGCGACTGCTGCTGGTCGACGTGCTCGCTCGCACGAACCAACTCGCCAGCCGGCCCGAGTTTTACGACACGCTCACGAATAACTGCACGACGAACCTCGTCGATCACATCAACCGCATTCAGCCGCAACGGGTGAAGTACGACTACCGCGTGCTGCTGCCGGGCTACTCCGACCAACTGGCGTTCGACGAAGGGCTAATCGCCCGCGCGGGAACCTTCGAACAGACGAAGCAGCAGGCGTACGTCAATGCGAAGGCACTTGTGGCCGCGAACCGGGACGATTTTTCCCAAGCGATTCGGCGCTAG
- the hisG gene encoding ATP phosphoribosyltransferase — translation MAENLRIGIPSKGRLSEISTELLADAGLSFRRQERSLFARVRDMPIDITFLRTDDIPVLCAEGAIDLGITGSDLVNESGAVVTTRLKLGVGKCRLALCVPDDSGVKRPADLDGKRVATSFPHITTGFLAGHKATPHIVNLSGSVEVMIALGVADAIVDLVETGSTLAANRLHVLAELGSYETVLVQNPATPHGHIADRVARRLEGVVIARAWSLLEYNIPEAKLAEAEQITPGFSSPTINRLEQPGWFAVRAMVKRGEVIDIMERLEQLGAAAILETAISNCRL, via the coding sequence ATGGCTGAAAACCTTCGCATCGGCATTCCCAGCAAGGGCCGCCTCTCTGAGATCTCGACGGAGCTGCTCGCCGACGCCGGCCTCAGCTTCCGCCGGCAAGAGCGGAGCTTGTTCGCTCGCGTGCGCGACATGCCGATCGATATCACCTTCCTGCGAACCGACGACATTCCGGTATTATGCGCCGAAGGCGCCATCGATCTCGGCATCACCGGCAGCGACTTGGTGAACGAGAGCGGCGCCGTCGTGACAACGCGGCTCAAGCTCGGCGTCGGCAAGTGTCGGCTCGCCCTCTGCGTGCCGGACGACAGCGGCGTCAAACGCCCGGCCGATCTCGACGGCAAGCGCGTCGCCACCAGCTTCCCGCACATCACCACCGGCTTCCTCGCCGGCCATAAGGCGACGCCGCACATCGTCAACCTCTCCGGTTCGGTGGAAGTGATGATCGCGCTCGGCGTCGCGGATGCGATCGTCGACCTCGTCGAGACGGGCAGCACGCTCGCGGCGAATCGCCTGCATGTGCTCGCCGAGCTAGGCAGCTACGAGACGGTGCTCGTGCAAAATCCCGCCACGCCGCACGGCCACATCGCCGACCGCGTCGCCCGCCGCCTCGAGGGCGTGGTAATCGCCCGCGCCTGGTCGCTGCTGGAGTACAACATCCCCGAAGCGAAGCTCGCCGAGGCTGAGCAGATCACCCCTGGGTTCAGTTCCCCCACGATCAACCGCCTGGAACAACCGGGCTGGTTCGCCGTGCGGGCGATGGTGAAGCGGGGCGAGGTGATCGACATCATGGAGCGGCTGGAGCAGCTCGGCGCCGCGGCGATTCTTGAGACTGCGATCAGCAACTGCCGGCTGTAA
- a CDS encoding secondary thiamine-phosphate synthase enzyme YjbQ, with product MKSLTRELWMNVSQRRAIASIHDDVERLVRESGVQEGLVLVNAMHITASVFINDNESGLHSDYDKWLEGLAPFDPSPERYRHNRTGEDNADAHLKRQVMGREVVVAITEGKLHLGPWEHLFYYEFDGRRKKRILVKIIGE from the coding sequence TTGAAGTCCTTGACCCGCGAACTTTGGATGAACGTCTCTCAACGGCGGGCGATCGCGTCGATCCACGACGACGTCGAACGCCTCGTCCGCGAAAGTGGCGTGCAGGAAGGGCTCGTGCTCGTTAATGCGATGCACATCACCGCGTCGGTGTTCATCAACGACAACGAGTCGGGGCTTCACAGCGACTACGACAAATGGCTCGAAGGGCTCGCCCCGTTCGATCCATCGCCGGAGCGCTACCGCCACAATCGCACGGGCGAGGACAATGCCGACGCGCACCTCAAACGCCAGGTGATGGGCCGCGAGGTGGTCGTGGCGATCACCGAAGGGAAGCTCCACCTTGGGCCGTGGGAGCATCTCTTCTACTACGAGTTCGACGGGCGTCGCAAGAAGCGGATCTTAGTGAAGATCATCGGCGAGTAG
- the miaA gene encoding tRNA (adenosine(37)-N6)-dimethylallyltransferase MiaA has protein sequence MPSELPALDCWFLTGVTATGKTRIALALAERLNAEIISLDSMAIYRGMDVGTAKPTPEQQAAVPHHLIDVVDADEDYSVAQYVDAAHAKIAEIRGRGREVLFVGGTPLYLKALLRGLFEGPPANWELRQEIEREVAEVGNEALHARLEQIDPIAASAIHPRDTRRLIRALEVFRATGQPISHQQMEFDDSRRAEDCRVFVLRRPKEEQNARINERVEEMVERGLIEEVERLTADGRQLGRTASQAVGYREVIEFLAGERDRASMLERIKTRTRQFAKRQGVWFRSLPECRFVDIEGDVDADTLVEQIVALAPGQ, from the coding sequence GTGCCTAGCGAGCTCCCCGCCCTCGATTGTTGGTTCCTCACCGGTGTGACCGCGACGGGCAAAACCCGCATCGCGCTGGCCCTGGCCGAGCGCCTGAACGCCGAGATCATCTCGCTCGATTCGATGGCGATTTATCGGGGAATGGACGTCGGCACGGCGAAGCCGACGCCCGAGCAGCAGGCGGCCGTGCCGCACCACCTGATCGACGTGGTCGACGCCGACGAGGACTACAGCGTCGCCCAGTACGTCGACGCCGCACACGCCAAGATTGCGGAGATCCGCGGCCGGGGGCGCGAAGTGCTGTTTGTCGGCGGGACGCCTCTCTATCTCAAGGCGTTATTACGGGGGCTGTTCGAAGGGCCGCCAGCGAACTGGGAGTTGCGGCAAGAGATCGAGCGTGAAGTGGCCGAGGTCGGCAACGAAGCGCTCCACGCTCGGCTCGAGCAGATCGACCCCATCGCGGCGTCCGCGATTCACCCGCGCGATACTCGCCGGCTGATTCGGGCGCTCGAAGTCTTTCGCGCCACGGGGCAGCCGATCAGCCATCAGCAGATGGAGTTCGACGATAGCCGTCGCGCCGAGGATTGCCGGGTGTTCGTCCTCCGCCGGCCGAAGGAAGAGCAGAACGCGCGGATCAACGAACGCGTGGAGGAAATGGTCGAGCGGGGGCTAATCGAGGAAGTCGAGCGGCTCACCGCCGACGGCCGGCAGCTGGGCCGCACCGCGAGCCAAGCGGTTGGCTATCGCGAAGTGATCGAGTTCCTTGCCGGCGAGCGCGACCGGGCTTCAATGCTTGAGCGGATTAAAACGAGGACGCGGCAGTTCGCGAAGCGGCAGGGCGTCTGGTTCCGCAGCCTGCCGGAGTGCCGGTTCGTTGATATCGAGGGCGACGTCGACGCGGATACGCTTGTCGAGCAGATCGTTGCCTTAGCCCCCGGTCAGTGA
- a CDS encoding polyprenyl synthetase family protein — translation MSQVRHTDADARQALSRLFAPIAADLALVDRRLQQELRHSDPFIDELAQHSFRIGGKRLRPALLLLTAQAVREVTPEHHTLAAVVEMVHTATLVHDDVLDEADVRRHLDTVNARWDNNTSVLLGDYLFSHAFYMASTLETTFGCRAIGESTNTVCEGELRQTNSSGNFWLSRDEYLGIIDAKTAELTACCCRLGAHYAGADEATVDRLTSYGRKLGMAFQIVDDLLDLEGEEQSTGKSLGTDLAHRKMTLPLIILRDQAAAADAERLQSLYEESDATHNSMLVDWLESSGALEQARRTAVEFAEEAAAELSTLRDSEAKQMLAEIARFVIARNA, via the coding sequence ATGAGCCAGGTTCGCCATACCGACGCCGATGCACGACAGGCACTTAGCCGGCTGTTTGCGCCGATAGCGGCTGACCTTGCGCTGGTGGATCGCCGGCTGCAGCAGGAACTGCGGCACTCCGACCCGTTCATCGACGAGTTGGCCCAGCATTCGTTCCGCATCGGCGGCAAGCGGCTTCGCCCTGCCCTGCTGCTGCTCACCGCCCAGGCCGTCCGCGAAGTGACGCCCGAGCACCACACGCTCGCCGCAGTGGTCGAGATGGTCCACACGGCGACCCTCGTCCACGACGACGTCCTCGACGAGGCCGACGTCCGCCGCCATCTCGATACGGTCAACGCCCGCTGGGACAACAATACAAGCGTCTTACTGGGCGATTACCTGTTCTCGCACGCGTTCTACATGGCGAGCACGCTGGAGACGACCTTCGGCTGCCGCGCGATTGGCGAGTCGACGAATACCGTTTGCGAAGGCGAGCTCCGCCAAACGAACAGCAGCGGCAATTTCTGGCTTAGCCGCGACGAGTACCTCGGCATCATCGACGCGAAGACCGCCGAGCTGACTGCCTGTTGCTGCCGGCTCGGCGCCCACTACGCCGGCGCCGACGAAGCGACCGTCGATCGCCTCACGAGCTACGGCCGCAAGCTGGGGATGGCGTTCCAAATCGTCGACGACTTGCTCGACCTCGAAGGCGAAGAGCAGTCGACCGGCAAATCGCTCGGCACCGACTTGGCCCATCGCAAGATGACCCTGCCGCTGATCATTCTCCGCGATCAGGCTGCCGCCGCCGACGCCGAACGGCTGCAGTCGCTGTACGAGGAATCGGACGCAACGCACAACAGCATGCTAGTCGATTGGCTCGAATCTTCGGGCGCTTTGGAGCAAGCCCGCCGCACGGCGGTCGAGTTTGCTGAAGAAGCGGCAGCGGAACTTTCAACGCTGCGAGATTCGGAAGCGAAGCAGATGCTAGCGGAGATCGCCCGTTTCGTGATTGCTCGGAATGCGTAA
- the hisE gene encoding phosphoribosyl-ATP diphosphatase encodes MRPLDQLEATIRQRQQAGEADKSYTAKLLAGGVAKIGPKVTEEAAEVVEAAAEPDEAGREHTIREAADVVYHLMVLMAARGVELAEVECELARRFGMSGLEEKASRGPVNQ; translated from the coding sequence ATGCGACCCCTCGATCAACTCGAAGCGACGATCCGCCAACGGCAACAAGCCGGCGAGGCCGACAAGTCGTACACCGCCAAGCTGCTAGCCGGCGGCGTGGCCAAGATCGGCCCCAAGGTGACGGAAGAGGCGGCCGAGGTCGTCGAAGCCGCCGCCGAACCCGATGAAGCGGGCCGCGAGCACACGATTCGCGAAGCGGCCGATGTGGTCTACCACCTCATGGTCCTGATGGCGGCCCGTGGCGTCGAACTCGCCGAAGTCGAGTGCGAACTTGCCCGCAGGTTCGGCATGTCCGGCTTGGAAGAGAAAGCCTCCCGCGGGCCCGTCAACCAATAA
- the moaC gene encoding cyclic pyranopterin monophosphate synthase MoaC, protein MSQFTHFDDAGASRMVDVGAKPVTRRQARASGLVRMAPATLRAICDRETAKGDVREVARLAGIMAAKRTGDLIPLCHPLALDSVRLELTPRGDDGLQIEATVEITAKTGVEMEALTAVSVAALTVYDMCKSMDRGMTIERIQLESKSGGASGDFARSAEALQKSE, encoded by the coding sequence TTGAGCCAGTTCACTCATTTCGACGACGCAGGCGCCAGTCGCATGGTCGACGTCGGCGCCAAGCCGGTCACCCGCCGCCAAGCGCGAGCCAGCGGGTTGGTGCGGATGGCCCCGGCAACGTTGCGAGCAATCTGCGATCGGGAAACCGCCAAGGGAGACGTCCGCGAAGTCGCCCGGCTGGCCGGAATCATGGCGGCCAAGCGCACCGGCGACCTCATTCCGCTGTGCCACCCGCTGGCGCTCGATTCCGTACGGCTTGAGTTAACTCCCCGCGGGGATGACGGTTTACAGATCGAGGCGACCGTCGAAATCACCGCGAAAACCGGCGTCGAGATGGAAGCCCTCACCGCGGTGAGCGTCGCAGCGCTCACTGTGTACGATATGTGCAAATCGATGGATCGCGGCATGACGATCGAGCGGATTCAGCTCGAGAGCAAGTCGGGAGGCGCCAGCGGCGATTTCGCCCGCTCCGCCGAGGCCCTGCAGAAGTCTGAGTAA